In Lolium rigidum isolate FL_2022 chromosome 7, APGP_CSIRO_Lrig_0.1, whole genome shotgun sequence, the DNA window AATTACCTTTATCATCACAGATGATTGTACTGTTACTCCTCTCCTCTGCTTTGCATCAAAGATTGAATCAACATTTACAGTAATGAAGCCCTCCTTTGCTTTTATCCAAGTGCTCTCCTTTCCTTTATGTTTCGGATCAGCCGCCCATACAAAGTTAGCACTTAGCAATAATAACTCGTATAGATATTGCAGACTGGGTCGATATTTGCATTAGTTCCCCATTCACCTTCTGTCATCTAATCCATCAGATGTACCAGGCTGTTGTCATGATAatttatcgtagattagcttggtTTGTTTCCGGTGGAGTCAGAAAAGTTCCCCATAATTAGTTAATCCAAAACTGCATTTCCTGCACGATGAGTTGTAcatgcttcttcgatcaggttccATAGCCCCATCTTCTTCCATATCTCTTTTGCTCATTCACATACAAATAGAGTATGCTTTATATCTTCGCTGGCACCCGCACATATAGAACAATAACTATTTGTGATGATGTAACAATTTGCCAAGGAACCCAGGAAACGATTGCATGCAAACACTTCCAGACGATTTTTATTTAATATTTGTTGGAAGTTTGCATTACCAAACCTCATCCCACACTGGATTTAGACCCGAGGAACGGTATCATCTAACCTTGTCAGGCTGTTTCCAAATTGATGCTATCATTCTAAGTTATATGCCAAGCGAACTGAAAACATACCATTTTTATTGAACCTCCACACAACAAAGTCTTCCATACCATTCTCATTGAGGGGTATTGACATGATAATATGATATTATTCACATCCATTGGCCAAAAGTTTTCTCTTATTAATTCCTCATCCCAATTACCATCTAGACAAAATAATTCATACCATGATCTTTTCTAAAACATATGAacatttttcttttctaaaacatatGAACATTTTGTAGCAAGAATGGTTTTCTTTTTAAGCATAAGGTAGCAAGAATGAGGTACGAATGGGTACGATGGCCCAAGCTTAACTTTTCAGCTCTATGTAAAATTTCACACGGGCCGAATGGGTACCAGACTACCAGCCCAGCCCAAATTGATTGTGCGGCCATTCACCCTCACACCCAACTATATAAGCTCACTCTCACAAACTCTCCTCCTTCCGAACCCTACCCGCCGCAGCTGCCCATTCCTCGcgtcacccgccgccgccgccgttccctACCCGCTGCAATCCGACCATGGTGAGTTCTCCTCGATACCCTAGCTTATTTCCTCGGTTCGGATCGGCCATGTCACTATCGTCACAACGGATCGATGTTTCATATCTCCAGGCGGACGTAGAAGTCGATCCCGAGgtggccgccggcgcgccgcTGAAGAAGAGGACGTTCCGCAAGTTCAGCTACCGCGGCGTGGACCTTGATGCCCTCCTCGACATGTCCACCGACGACCTCGTCCAGATGTTCCCCGCTCGTGCCCGCAGAAGGTACTTTTACTGTACGAATCTCGCCTGCTGCGCCTGATTGTGCGTTGTACTTGGTCTGACGCGGATACTTTTATGTCTGTTCGGGCAGGTTCAAGAGGGGTCTCAAGAGGAAGCCCATGGCGCTCGTCAAGAAGCTGCGCACGGCGGTGAGTTCGGAATCAGCTGCTAACTCCTTTTCTTTCCTCGCCATCGTCTGTGTATGCTCTGACTCATGAGGTGCCGTTTATATACCTAATTATGTTATGTGAGGCAAGGAACAAGTACTATACATCTGTTGTTGTTAATAACGAATCACAGATCCTTCGCACATAGTCCGTACGGTGAAGTTGGTGTAAATGCCCCGACTAGTTTTCTTTGGGAAGTGCACCTATCGTTGGTCATCTCATATAAAATCGTTTGTTCTGCAAATTTATAACTAGTAACTAAAACTGCAATAGTGAAATAACGTGACACCAATCTGTTGGTATTTCTGTGGACAAAATAAGAATATGCTGTTCTGTAATTCTTTAACTCAGTATTGTTCAAATTCCACCTGTATATTATTGCTGTGTTTCTGAATTTGCAATATGAACTAGGTTGGTATTGCTTTTTTTGTCAATCTACAGTTGCCTCACAATTTCTTTCGCTGGTCTTGAACACAGAAAAAGAATGCGCCTGCTGGTGAGAAGCCTGAGCCAGTGAGGACTCATCTCCGCAACATGATCATTGTCCCTGAGATGATTGGCAGCCTTATTGGTGTCTACAACGGCAAGACTTTCAACCAGGTTGAGATCAAGCCTGAGATGATTGGCCATTACCTTGCAGAGTTCTCCATCTCCTACAAGCCAGTGAAGCACGGTAGGCCcggtattggtgccacccactccTCGCGGTTCATCCCTCTCAAATGAGTTATGCAGCTTTGTAGCTTCCCCAATTCAGTACGAGCCATCTGGTGGCATGTCCTTTCAGCCGTCTCCCTTGTTTTGAACCAGTTATATATCTAGCATTTGGTTCTGTTTAGCTAAGCTCCTTGTGCGCAATGAGCTGTATTATCAATATTTTGTCAGAATCTTGTTTACATTGAGTTGAATTTGATCTGTGCGTTAATTGTCAGTTTGCCGTGTGATTTAGTGCCTACTGATCTATCAGTGAACCTTTGGCCAATATGGAGCTCTTGTTTACATTTCTGGATCAGTATGAAGATAATTAATCAGTATGTATACTATGCAAATCCTTAATACCGTTGCTAACATAAGGTATGGTTGATTAAAGCAAAAGCAAAATACTACTGGAAAATACAATGTTCCAAAATCACCAACTCTAGTGTGCCAATCTCCCAACATGTCCAGGAGACGGTTTTGAAACCCGCAGGTCTCTCCAAAATTCATGAACATGCTCAGCATAAACTGATGGTACAAAGAATCAAATCACATTAACACCCTGCACGCGGTTGTGTTTAGTTTCCTACTACTAGTAGAAAGACACTGCACGCTTTACTGCATCGTGGTTTATCTTAGCATTGTCATGGTGATGAATATGACACATAATTACTGCATGACCGATTACTCAAATTCATTGTCTCGAAAACCTTCACTCTTGCTTGTGTGTCTGATACGCACGGAATCACCAGCAAGAGTAAGATTCTTCTGAAGCAGGTCTCATAAATTACTGAAGTGAGACCACACACATTATTTTAAATTTAAGCACCGGGACTTATGCACGTATCAAGGCTCTTGGAATCTACCGTACAATGCCTAGTTGAAAATCTAATACTGATCCATATTACTTAATACTAAAATAGATGTAtccaactaaaatgtgtctagatacatctatattacacCAATCTTCTTTTAGTACGGTTGGAAAGAAACACAAAGAACATCATCTTGAATGGGTCATGCATAATAGAGAATGTTTTTCACCTTATAGCTAAGAAAAGTCTTATTAGCAATGATACCAAAAAAGAAACCTAATTTATTATTGACAAAGTCTAGAATCACACAATTCCACaatcaaaagaaaggaaggttgttCTGATTTCACTAGACTTAAAAAAGGACGTGGGTCTACACCATGCTATGAAAGTTTGGCTATAGCAGAGCGGTTTGGAGGCCGCGAAGACACACGGGCCGAAAAAGGCTCCCGCAGACTAGATCTTGCATGCGCAATCCGCAATCCGCATAATAATATGTTCAAAAATATGCTGTTATGCAGATTGCGCATGCGATATGGTCTGCTGCGGGAGAGGGTACGAAAACTGTAAACTAAATAGTAAAACATGGCTTTTGCTTATTTCCAAACATTTCCGTCGAATATGTGACAAATCTGAAATGTTTTGACAGCCAAATTGAAACATAACCTTCGCGATCAGCCATTAAACATGTGGCACGACGACCATgcgagccaaaaaaaaaaaaggagaagcgATGCAAATCGATGAAGGATCATCCACCGCCGACAGTCGCCGTGTCGTCGacatcgccaccaccaccaccatcacaaccaccaccaccgctcgcCGAAGCATCATCACCATCGCCACCACTTGCCACCGCACGAGCCGCCGCCTGTGCAGCAGTGCGAGCCAACGCCGCTTCCCTCCTTCTTGCCAAGATCTCCATCCTAGCATAGTCCCGCAATTCCCTTGTGAACACATTCATGTTGTTtggatccatcatcatcaccttgtTCTCCTCCGCaatgagctcggccatggcgcgcTTCTCGTCGGCACtaatcctcctctcctccacggcCGCCTTGCGCAACTCATCTTGCAGGAGTATCTCCCATTTGGCTTGCTTCTCTTGGATTTTACTGtccatcatcataatcatcatcatcatcctggcCTCCAATGTCTTGTTCACCAAATTCTCCTTGGACTTCATCATACTGGCAGCCTTAGCTTGCCTCCTTAGCTTATCTTTTGCACTCTTGTTTCCATCCGTCCTCCCCAAGTTCCTCTTGACATCGagctcatcatcctcatcatcatccaatTGGATGAACGCACACCGGTGGTGCTTCCTTGTCCCTCAATCTCCATTTCTCACTATGTTCaagcaacttccaacaatga includes these proteins:
- the LOC124677294 gene encoding 40S ribosomal protein S15 codes for the protein MADVEVDPEVAAGAPLKKRTFRKFSYRGVDLDALLDMSTDDLVQMFPARARRRFKRGLKRKPMALVKKLRTAKKNAPAGEKPEPVRTHLRNMIIVPEMIGSLIGVYNGKTFNQVEIKPEMIGHYLAEFSISYKPVKHGRPGIGATHSSRFIPLK